The Streptomyces tendae genome has a window encoding:
- a CDS encoding bifunctional polysaccharide deacetylase/glycosyltransferase family 2 protein — protein sequence MVPLVLLAFVVSVLAVEGYTSRGFAGDQEGRGERAGRSGAGVPRDVAGGGPVVDAGHDPPRTYRAPPRTVVLTFDDGPDPAWTPRIRQVLDRNDVPGTFFVTGRQTARHPDLVRDLIRSGHEIGVHTFSHPDLATQSPDAVDRELAFTQLALAGAAGIHSSLVRMPYSSTTGALDGPSWTVARYLGEKGYLLAFVDQDTRDWSRPGARAIADAAVPEVPGRGTVVLLHDSGGDRSQTVRALETLVPRLKADGYRFSTVAELVGAERLTGGVDTAERWRGWVFVTAVTVSGTTVSVLGALLLVVGGLVLARCVVMLGLARRHARLARRRPRGGPGPLVTGPVSVVVPAYNEVVCIGKTLRSLAASDHPVEIVVVDDGSDDGTADAAEALGLPGVTVVRTPNRGKAAALNTGVLRASHGIVVMLDADTVFEPSTVRRLVEPFADPSVGATAGNAKVGNRHGMLGRWQHIEYVMGFNLDRRMYDLLRCMPTVPGAVGAFRVSALRQAGMMSGDTLAEDTDITMALHRAGWDVHYAEHALAWTEAPGSLRQLWRQRYRWSYGTMQAAWKHRHALVERGHAGRFGRVGLPLLAVFQILTPLLAPLIDLLTVYGLVFGNAALTLLAWCGVLAVQGVCAAYAFRLDGEPLRPLWALPVQQVVYRQVMYLVLVQACLTALSGYRLPWQRLKRKGNVVVPPKGGGLPSGV from the coding sequence GTGGTGCCGCTGGTCCTGCTGGCCTTCGTCGTCTCCGTCCTCGCCGTCGAGGGATACACCTCCCGCGGCTTCGCCGGGGACCAGGAGGGCCGCGGGGAGCGGGCCGGACGGAGCGGGGCGGGCGTGCCCCGGGACGTCGCGGGCGGGGGACCGGTCGTCGACGCGGGCCACGATCCGCCGCGCACCTACCGGGCCCCGCCCAGGACGGTCGTTCTGACCTTCGACGACGGACCCGACCCCGCGTGGACGCCCCGGATCCGCCAGGTCCTCGACCGCAACGACGTGCCCGGCACCTTCTTCGTCACCGGACGGCAGACCGCCCGCCACCCCGACCTCGTACGGGACCTCATCCGCTCGGGACACGAGATCGGGGTGCACACCTTCTCCCACCCCGACCTGGCCACGCAGTCGCCGGACGCGGTCGACCGGGAGCTGGCGTTCACCCAGCTCGCCCTCGCCGGGGCCGCCGGGATCCACAGCTCGCTGGTGCGGATGCCGTACTCCTCGACCACCGGCGCGCTGGACGGCCCGTCCTGGACCGTCGCCCGGTACCTCGGCGAGAAGGGGTACCTTCTGGCCTTCGTCGACCAGGACACCCGCGACTGGAGCCGGCCCGGAGCCCGGGCCATCGCCGACGCCGCCGTTCCCGAGGTGCCCGGCCGGGGGACGGTCGTCCTGCTCCACGACTCCGGGGGCGACCGCTCGCAGACAGTGCGGGCGCTGGAGACATTGGTGCCGCGGCTCAAGGCCGACGGCTACCGCTTCTCCACGGTCGCCGAGCTGGTGGGCGCCGAACGCCTCACGGGCGGTGTCGACACGGCGGAGCGGTGGCGGGGGTGGGTGTTCGTGACCGCCGTGACCGTGTCGGGCACGACGGTGTCCGTGCTGGGCGCGCTGCTGCTGGTCGTCGGGGGGCTGGTGCTGGCCCGGTGCGTGGTGATGCTCGGGCTGGCCCGCCGTCACGCCCGGCTCGCCCGCCGGCGTCCCCGCGGCGGGCCGGGGCCGCTTGTCACCGGGCCGGTCAGCGTGGTCGTGCCCGCGTACAACGAGGTCGTGTGCATCGGCAAGACGCTCCGGTCGCTGGCCGCGAGCGACCACCCCGTGGAGATCGTCGTCGTGGACGACGGCTCCGACGACGGCACCGCCGACGCCGCCGAGGCGCTGGGGCTGCCCGGGGTGACCGTGGTGCGCACGCCCAACCGGGGCAAGGCCGCCGCGCTGAACACCGGTGTCCTGCGCGCCTCGCACGGGATCGTCGTGATGCTCGACGCCGACACCGTCTTCGAGCCCTCGACCGTCCGCCGCCTCGTCGAGCCGTTCGCCGACCCGTCCGTCGGCGCCACCGCCGGCAACGCCAAGGTCGGCAACCGGCACGGCATGCTCGGCCGCTGGCAGCACATCGAGTACGTCATGGGCTTCAACCTCGACCGGCGCATGTACGACCTGCTGCGCTGCATGCCCACCGTCCCCGGTGCCGTCGGGGCCTTCCGGGTCTCCGCCCTGCGGCAGGCCGGGATGATGAGCGGGGACACCCTCGCGGAGGACACCGACATCACCATGGCCCTGCACCGGGCGGGCTGGGACGTCCACTACGCCGAGCACGCGCTCGCCTGGACCGAGGCACCGGGTTCGCTGCGGCAGCTGTGGCGCCAGCGGTACCGGTGGAGCTACGGCACCATGCAGGCCGCGTGGAAGCACCGGCACGCCCTCGTAGAGCGCGGGCACGCGGGGCGGTTCGGGCGGGTGGGGCTGCCGTTGCTGGCGGTGTTCCAGATCCTCACGCCGCTGCTCGCTCCACTGATCGACCTGCTGACCGTGTACGGGCTGGTGTTCGGGAACGCGGCGCTCACGTTGCTGGCGTGGTGCGGGGTGCTGGCGGTGCAGGGGGTGTGCGCCGCGTACGCCTTCCGTCTCGACGGGGAGCCGCTGCGGCCGCTGTGGGCGCTGCCGGTGCAGCAGGTCGTGTACCGGCAGGTGATGTACCTGGTGCTGGTGCAGGCCTGCCTGACCGCGCTCAGCGGGTACCGGCTGCCCTGGCAGCGGCTCAAGAGGAAGGGGAATGTGGTGGTGCCGCCGAAGGGCGGAGGACTACCCTCGGGAGTATGA
- a CDS encoding GuaB1 family IMP dehydrogenase-related protein — translation MRFLNDIQPAYDLTYDDVFMVPSRSAVGSRQGVDLRSPDGTGTTVPLVVANMTAIAGRRMAETVARRGGLVVIPQDIPIEVVAEVVSWVKGRHLVLDTPIVLAPHQTVADALSLLPKRAHNAGVVVDAENRPVGVVTDADLSGVDRFTQLDEVMSKDLILLDAGMDPREAFNTLDGANRRYAPAVDREGRLAGILTRKGALRATLYTPATDAQGKLRVAAAVGINGDVAGKAKQLLEAGVDTLVIDTAHGHQESMINAVRLVRGLDPQVPVVAGNIVSAGGVRDLIEAGADIVKVGVGPGAMCTTRMMTGVGRPQFSAVLECAAEAKKYGKHVWADGGVRHPRDVAMALAAGASNVMIGSWFAGTYESPGDLQHDANGRPYKESFGMASARAVRNRTSEESAYDRARKALFEEGISTSRMFLDPERPGVEDLIDSIIAGVRSSCTYAGAGSLEEFAEKAVVGIQSAAGYAEGKPLHASWS, via the coding sequence GTGCGTTTCCTCAACGACATCCAGCCCGCGTACGACCTGACGTACGACGACGTCTTCATGGTGCCGAGCCGCTCCGCGGTCGGCTCGCGGCAGGGCGTGGACCTCCGCTCCCCGGACGGGACGGGCACCACCGTCCCGCTCGTCGTCGCCAACATGACCGCCATCGCCGGACGCCGCATGGCGGAGACGGTGGCCCGGCGCGGTGGACTCGTCGTCATACCGCAGGACATCCCCATCGAGGTCGTCGCCGAGGTCGTCTCCTGGGTGAAGGGCCGCCACCTGGTGCTGGACACCCCGATCGTGCTGGCACCGCACCAGACGGTCGCCGACGCGCTGTCCCTGCTGCCCAAGCGGGCGCACAACGCGGGCGTCGTCGTCGACGCGGAGAACCGGCCGGTCGGCGTGGTCACCGACGCCGACCTGTCCGGCGTGGACCGCTTCACCCAGCTCGACGAGGTCATGTCCAAGGACCTGATCCTGCTGGACGCCGGGATGGACCCGCGCGAGGCCTTCAACACCCTGGACGGCGCCAACCGCCGCTACGCGCCCGCCGTGGACCGCGAGGGCCGCCTGGCCGGCATCCTCACCCGCAAGGGCGCCCTGCGCGCCACGCTGTACACGCCCGCCACGGACGCCCAGGGCAAGCTGCGCGTCGCCGCCGCCGTCGGTATCAACGGCGACGTCGCCGGCAAGGCCAAGCAGCTCCTCGAGGCGGGCGTCGACACCCTCGTCATCGACACCGCGCACGGCCACCAGGAGTCGATGATCAATGCCGTCCGGCTGGTGCGCGGGCTCGACCCGCAGGTCCCGGTCGTCGCCGGCAACATCGTCTCCGCCGGGGGCGTCCGCGACCTGATCGAGGCCGGCGCGGACATCGTCAAGGTCGGCGTGGGCCCCGGTGCCATGTGCACCACCCGCATGATGACCGGCGTCGGCCGGCCGCAGTTCTCCGCGGTGCTGGAGTGCGCCGCCGAGGCGAAGAAGTACGGCAAGCACGTGTGGGCCGACGGCGGTGTCCGCCACCCGCGCGACGTGGCCATGGCCCTCGCGGCCGGCGCGTCGAACGTGATGATCGGCTCGTGGTTCGCCGGCACCTACGAGTCCCCGGGCGACCTCCAGCACGACGCGAACGGCCGCCCCTACAAGGAGTCGTTCGGCATGGCGTCCGCCCGTGCCGTGCGCAACCGCACCTCCGAGGAGTCCGCCTACGACCGTGCCCGCAAGGCGCTGTTCGAGGAGGGGATCTCCACCTCCCGCATGTTCCTCGACCCGGAGCGCCCCGGCGTCGAGGACCTGATCGACTCGATCATCGCGGGCGTCCGCTCCTCCTGCACCTACGCCGGTGCCGGCTCGCTGGAGGAGTTCGCCGAGAAGGCCGTCGTCGGCATCCAGAGCGCGGCCGGGTACGCCGAGGGCAAGCCGCTGCACGCCAGCTGGAGCTGA
- a CDS encoding MFS transporter, with protein MTLTPTRAVDVRVRRLTTTLYGYSFLEECVLLYPVYALLFSDAGLSVWQISSLFALWSVTAVVLEVPSGAWADAVSRRLLLVVGPLLTGAGFALWILVPSYAAFAAGFVLWGIGGALCSGALEALVYDELERGGASDRYARVLGRARAAGLVAVMAAMGLAGPVLAWGGHAAVGAASVLVCLLTSVTALRFPEHRVAQAEERRSWGVALRAGLGEARRDRSVRGALLLVPAVAAVWGALDEYTPLLVREAGVADVAVPWVLLVIWGGATAGSLLAGEGERFGTGGLALLLGGGGVALAVGAVAGTVAGLLLVAVAFGAFQAATVLAEARLQHRIESTGRATLTSVAGLGTEVVTLTVFAGYALIASGHGHGAAFAVSAVPYVLVAVGLAVVSRRGG; from the coding sequence ATGACTCTCACGCCCACGCGTGCCGTCGACGTGCGCGTGCGTCGGCTGACGACCACGCTGTACGGCTATTCGTTCCTCGAAGAATGCGTTCTGCTGTACCCGGTGTACGCGCTGCTGTTCAGCGACGCCGGGCTGTCCGTGTGGCAGATCTCGTCCCTGTTCGCCCTGTGGTCCGTCACCGCCGTGGTGCTGGAGGTTCCGTCCGGGGCGTGGGCCGACGCGGTGTCACGGCGGCTGTTGCTGGTCGTCGGCCCGCTGCTGACGGGCGCCGGGTTCGCGCTGTGGATCCTCGTGCCGTCGTACGCCGCCTTCGCGGCGGGGTTCGTGCTGTGGGGGATCGGTGGGGCGCTGTGCTCCGGTGCCTTGGAGGCTCTCGTCTACGACGAGCTGGAGCGGGGCGGAGCCTCCGACCGGTACGCGCGTGTGCTGGGGCGGGCGCGGGCGGCCGGGCTGGTCGCCGTGATGGCGGCGATGGGGCTGGCCGGGCCTGTGCTGGCGTGGGGCGGCCATGCGGCCGTGGGGGCGGCGAGTGTGCTGGTGTGCCTGTTGACCTCGGTGACCGCGCTGAGGTTTCCCGAGCACCGGGTGGCGCAGGCCGAGGAGCGTCGGAGCTGGGGCGTCGCTCTGCGGGCCGGCCTGGGGGAGGCTCGGCGTGACCGGTCCGTGCGGGGCGCGTTGCTGCTGGTGCCGGCGGTGGCGGCGGTGTGGGGAGCGCTGGACGAGTACACGCCGTTGCTGGTGCGCGAGGCGGGGGTCGCCGATGTGGCCGTGCCGTGGGTGCTGCTGGTGATCTGGGGCGGCGCCACGGCCGGAAGCCTGCTGGCGGGGGAGGGCGAGCGGTTCGGCACGGGCGGCCTCGCTCTGCTGCTGGGCGGGGGAGGCGTCGCCCTGGCGGTGGGCGCCGTCGCGGGGACGGTGGCGGGACTGCTGCTGGTCGCGGTGGCGTTCGGTGCGTTCCAGGCGGCGACCGTGCTGGCGGAGGCGCGCCTGCAGCACCGGATCGAGTCGACGGGGCGGGCGACGCTGACGTCGGTGGCGGGACTGGGCACGGAGGTCGTGACGCTGACGGTGTTCGCGGGGTACGCGCTGATCGCGTCGGGCCACGGGCATGGTGCGGCGTTCGCGGTGTCGGCGGTGCCGTACGTGCTGGTGGCGGTGGGTCTGGCCGTGGTGTCGCGGAGGGGCGGGTAG
- a CDS encoding amino acid permease — MLDQGAPSHDGGPSAPQSSGIGMRLMRRKPVERLVAEGGQGEGGTLRRSLGLWQLTMISIGATLGTGIFVVLGEAVPKAGPAVTLSFVIAGLTALFSALSYAELAGTIPVSGSSYSYAYATMGELIAWVCGWCLMLEYGVSVAAVAVGWGEYLNELLDGTIGVTLPAALSAPPGDGGVFNAPALIVVLLAMAFLLGGARESARANTVMVLVKIGALVLFCAIGVQGFRSGNYEDFMPLGMAGVSAAGATLFFSYIGFDAASTAGEEAKNAQRDLPRAILLSLAVITALYVLVAAVAVGAKPWRQFTDSEAALAQIMREVTGQSFWGTLLAFCAVIAIASVVLTVLYGQTRILFAMSRDGLVPKVFARVSPRSGTPRANTLIVSVFCGVLAAAVPLGQLADATSIGTLFAFALVNVAVVVLRRSRPDMPRTFRVPLSPLLPAVGFGLCLWMMGSLSTVTWVVFGVWMAVGLVFYFLYGYRRSRLAAPSAPEAK, encoded by the coding sequence GTGCTCGACCAGGGCGCACCCTCGCACGACGGCGGTCCCTCCGCCCCGCAGTCATCGGGCATCGGCATGCGCCTGATGCGCCGCAAGCCCGTGGAACGCCTGGTCGCCGAGGGTGGCCAGGGTGAGGGCGGCACGCTGCGGCGGTCCCTCGGACTGTGGCAGCTGACCATGATCAGCATCGGTGCCACGCTCGGCACCGGCATCTTCGTGGTCCTCGGCGAGGCCGTCCCCAAGGCCGGACCCGCGGTCACGCTGTCCTTCGTCATCGCCGGCCTGACGGCCCTCTTCTCGGCCCTCTCCTACGCCGAACTGGCCGGCACCATCCCCGTCTCCGGCTCCTCCTACTCGTATGCGTACGCAACGATGGGTGAACTGATCGCCTGGGTCTGCGGCTGGTGCCTGATGCTGGAGTACGGCGTCTCGGTCGCCGCCGTCGCCGTCGGCTGGGGCGAGTACCTCAACGAACTCCTCGACGGCACCATCGGCGTCACCCTGCCCGCCGCGCTCTCCGCCCCGCCCGGCGACGGCGGCGTGTTCAACGCGCCCGCGCTGATCGTCGTCCTGCTCGCCATGGCGTTCCTGCTGGGCGGCGCCCGCGAGTCCGCCCGCGCCAACACCGTCATGGTCCTCGTGAAGATCGGCGCCCTGGTGCTGTTCTGCGCCATCGGCGTCCAGGGCTTCCGCTCCGGCAACTACGAGGACTTCATGCCGCTCGGCATGGCCGGCGTCAGCGCCGCGGGGGCCACCCTGTTCTTCTCCTACATCGGCTTCGACGCCGCCTCCACCGCCGGTGAGGAGGCGAAGAACGCCCAGCGCGACCTGCCCCGCGCCATCCTGCTGTCGCTCGCCGTCATCACCGCGCTGTACGTCCTGGTCGCCGCCGTCGCCGTGGGCGCCAAGCCGTGGCGGCAGTTCACCGACTCCGAGGCCGCCCTCGCCCAGATCATGCGCGAGGTCACCGGCCAGAGCTTCTGGGGCACCCTGCTGGCGTTCTGTGCCGTCATCGCCATCGCCAGCGTCGTCCTGACCGTGCTCTACGGGCAGACCCGCATCCTGTTCGCCATGTCCCGGGACGGACTGGTGCCCAAGGTGTTCGCCCGGGTCAGCCCGCGCAGCGGCACGCCCCGCGCCAACACCCTGATCGTGTCCGTGTTCTGCGGTGTGCTGGCCGCCGCCGTCCCGCTCGGCCAGCTCGCCGACGCCACCAGCATCGGCACCCTGTTCGCCTTCGCGCTGGTCAACGTGGCCGTGGTGGTGCTGCGCCGCAGCCGCCCCGACATGCCGCGCACCTTCCGGGTGCCGCTGTCCCCGCTGCTGCCCGCCGTCGGCTTCGGCCTCTGCCTGTGGATGATGGGCAGCCTGTCCACCGTCACCTGGGTGGTCTTCGGTGTCTGGATGGCTGTCGGCCTCGTGTTCTACTTCCTCTACGGCTACCGCCGCTCCCGGCTCGCCGCCCCCTCCGCACCAGAAGCGAAGTGA
- a CDS encoding winged helix-turn-helix transcriptional regulator, with the protein MAKAPRTGPYICGIDAALDVVSGKWKGLILWELDAHGVRRFAELRRGLPGVSEKMLTQHLREMEEDGLVHREVYAEVPPRVEYSLTASGRALNQALAPLGAWGTERIRREGFETVTMSSHG; encoded by the coding sequence ATGGCGAAGGCGCCGAGGACGGGGCCGTACATCTGCGGCATCGACGCCGCGCTCGACGTGGTGAGCGGCAAATGGAAGGGGCTGATCCTCTGGGAGCTCGACGCCCATGGGGTACGCCGCTTCGCCGAGCTGCGCCGCGGTCTGCCGGGGGTGAGCGAGAAGATGCTGACGCAGCACCTGCGGGAGATGGAGGAGGACGGTCTGGTGCACCGGGAGGTGTACGCCGAGGTGCCGCCGCGCGTGGAGTACTCCCTGACCGCGTCCGGGCGCGCACTGAACCAGGCCCTCGCTCCGCTCGGCGCCTGGGGCACCGAGCGGATACGCCGCGAAGGCTTCGAAACGGTCACCATGTCCTCACACGGGTGA
- a CDS encoding Lrp/AsnC family transcriptional regulator — translation MLNDLDERIVHALAEDARRSYADIGQLVGLSAPAVKRRVDRLRATGAITGFTVRVDPGALGWHTEGFVEIYCRSNTSPETIQRGLERYQEVVAASTVTGDADAVAQVFASDMRHFERVLERIAGEPFVERTKSVLVLSPLLRRFSSGSPA, via the coding sequence GTGCTGAACGATCTCGACGAACGCATCGTGCACGCCCTCGCCGAGGACGCCCGCCGCTCCTACGCGGACATCGGCCAGCTCGTCGGCCTGTCCGCGCCCGCCGTGAAACGGCGCGTGGACCGGCTGCGCGCCACCGGGGCCATCACCGGCTTCACCGTGCGCGTGGACCCCGGGGCCCTCGGCTGGCACACCGAGGGGTTCGTCGAGATCTACTGCCGCAGCAACACCTCCCCGGAGACCATCCAGCGGGGCCTGGAGCGCTACCAGGAGGTCGTCGCCGCGTCCACCGTCACCGGTGACGCGGACGCGGTCGCCCAGGTCTTCGCCTCCGACATGCGCCACTTCGAACGGGTGCTGGAGCGGATCGCGGGCGAGCCGTTCGTCGAGCGCACCAAGTCCGTGCTGGTGCTGTCCCCGCTGCTGCGGCGGTTCTCGTCCGGCTCGCCGGCCTAG